The region CGTGACTGCTGTCTGCACAGACGGATCCCAGAGGTTCAGTGGGACAGCTGTGCAGATTATGTGtgcttccttcctcctgccaCACAGTTAGTCACCCtgacctcttcctgtctctcctccacTGTTTAGGTTACTTGGTTCTGCTTGGGAGTTGCCTCCCTTCACTGCTGTCTAGAAATAATTACTTAGCAGAAAGCTGTGGCAATCGTGAGATCCTACTTTAGTTTTTCAGTCTCTTCCCTGCAATGATAGCCCACTCTAACAGAAGTCTACTATGTGCAAACTCAGTAGCACTTatatttaacacagcttttttgGGGCTTCTGAGGTTGTTTTGGCTTCGTAAAAATGAAGGTAAAGTTGTTAGAAGTTAAACTCTTATGGAATTTCATTGTAGTTGTTCACTGCCAGGATCTTTCAACCTTTCTATCTCCTCTTCTAAGATGATCTCCAACCCTTgggagtgcacacatgcacacatgtgcaggggGGGGGCAAAGGTCTCACTTAAGGCTGAGCACACCATAGTCTTTTATTTGTCACTTTAGCAGGGCAGGAGTAGCAAGCAGGCCCTCACCCAAGGCCCACCATCTGTTTAGATATCGATTCTTGGCCCTGACTACAGTGCGAGGTATGATAATAACTAATAAGGTGCCCATCATAAGCTTCATGGCCAACCAGAATCAGTTTAGCCTTCTCATCATGAAAGTAGCAGTGTAAACACGTTCAGAATAAGAATACCCAAAATATGTAATTCTGAATTGAATGTACAGACTTAGGTAAATCTAGGTTTCATAATTTCTGTGAGATAGCAAATGATTAttacaaaatcaaatttaatataaatattttaaagtcgaTGTAACCAAACATAATCTAAATCAACAAATTCTTAATATACTACTGATTGAATATTTTACTTTCAATAATTTAATAACCTGTCTGTTCTACTCTTTAAGAGGAATGATGAGAAACTGTGTATTTGGACCTATTAAGATCTCTAGATATATACTAATAGAAGCTTAAGGAATTCAAACTTTAATTATATTTCCTTGCTAGTTTTAATAGATATGGTAAATCTATAAAATAGATATGCACAGTCTATAATATtattagaaacaagaaaagggGCTGGGGGAAGCAATTCTAGCTCACTCAAAGGAGAAGTCAgttcattaatctgtgtgtttgtgagggaaaaaaaaagactatctttttgttttatagtgCAGGAAAGAAATaggaatttttatatatatttgtatggaATATAGTTTATATGTACTCACATATGTACGCTAAGAAATGGTTACATTGAGCAAATGGCATATTCTTCCCCCTACATTCTTACTTTGTGTGAGCCTGCTGGGCAGGGGCAAAGCACATCGCCATAACATATAATAGATGCCAAACTCACTGCAGTGGCTTGGTGCTCTTCCACCACTGTTTTTCAACCAGTTTACTCTTTGCCTCTATGGGTTTGACTTTTACAGTTAACATATGCAGGTGAGGTCATAAAGTATCAGCCAGAATCTAACTTAACTGAAAACCCTGATTTACCTTGTGTCTCCTTGGATCAGCACAAGGTGGGGGCTGTCTCCCTGCTTAAGATATGAGGACAGGGAGAGTGGGAGGCCAAGAATTGGAAGAGTGCCTGGTACAGAGAGAGAGGGGCGGGGGAGGAAATTCTTGTGGTCTCCTCCTCCTCTAGCAGACACTAGCAGGTGACTTCTGACGGCATTGTCAAATGGAGAGAGGAAGTCATTTAGGATGGCGAACGCTGTGGAGCAGGGATGGTAACTAGAATGCAAGAGCGCGATTGTCCATGGCAGCAAGACCGTGACAGCAGCGCCCTTGAGAGACTGCGATACGGTCTTGGCTGTGTACCAGGCCTGTCTTGAGGAAGGCAACTTTTTTCCACATAGCCTGCCAGAAAAGTCTTCGTTATCATCCATGGTCGGGCTGAGATATAACACAGGTTCATAACAAGCAGCAGAATTCCTTAATCAAAAAGCTGTAGATGAAACCAAAGTACTTAGCTAGCAAGTGAGAAATTACTAATGACTAGTGTGTAAATGTCATGAGCAGACACCTCATTGGGCTTGCTCATTGTATACAACAATGCCTGCCAGGTAAATGCTACTCAGAAATAGTAGTGGATTTATAAAAATTGCTAAATGAGCTAACATACTGTACATATAAAGTGAGCAGAGAAATGCCATGAAAATGCTGATAAAGGATGAAAGGGTTTAAAGCTGACAGTAGATAAATGATTGAATGGTAATTGATGCATAAAATACTCTCACAGGGCAGGACAGGATAAGGAATGAGTTTTCACTGTTTATCAGTTCTACGCTACAAGATAGGAAAACCATTGTCTTACCAGTACAGACTCCATAGTTACAAAGGAAACATAAACAGGTTTATCAAAACTTATCTGAAGGATGCTCACAGTGGACCCAAAGTGAGCTTTCTCCTAGAAATGCACCAGTGTCAAAAGTAAGGATTCTCTTGATAGGAATGAATGAGATCCTTCTGGAAAAGAGGAAAACTGTGTCTGAGAGTATTCATAAAATTTGGTATTTTTTACTGAACATTTTAATCTCTtgtaataaaactaaaaattatgaGCACTTCTCAAGACTCATATGTTATTTCCTGGCTTTATACATGTCACTTTTAATTCAGTGGCTACAGCTGACATGTTCTCGATTTCACTCACCCTTCATAGAATTCAGAGCATAAACTTTCCTACTTTATCGAAATACTTAACGCTTGTTAGAGATTTGTTATAATAACTAGGGAGGTTGTGATACTAGGCTATTCTTTTTGTATTTCTGGCCAAGAATGCTTAATGAGAATTGGCAATGGAAACACTGACATGTATTTCTCATTgttgtaaatatatgtgtgtttttatatgcatgtgtaaacGGAACCGATTAGGGGTCATTTTAATCAATCATGTCCTGTTACCATTACTCTGCTAAATTGACACAGTACTAAGCTGACCGTTCTGGCTATTCATTACATCACACTTGTGAAACAGAGAAGCACATTGATAGATGGGTGCTTAAAGATTCCCCAGACCTTTGCCAAATATGGTTACTTACAAAATAAAGTTCTACTTGGTCAAGTCCAGAAACAGCAGTGTTACACCTGAGACCTCCTAAAGGGACAGGTGTTATGGAGGAAGCCACTGTTTTCCTGACAAGATTGCTTTGGGAAATCGGTGTAAAGCGTGGTGTTAGGCAACCCTGCGATGTCGGATTCCTTAGTTCTAATTGTTTAGTACTTCCTCTCTTAATTCtgtgcctgttttctttcttccaaatgTTCATTCCTTAGGGTATTTCACTGGAAGAGTTTGACAAGCTATCTTTCAATATGATTTTAATGAGCCCTCCATGTCAGCCATTCACAAGGTATGtatgataaatattttctattaaggAAGAGTTGATGTGGgttgaggatatagctcagtggcaaatacttgcctaacatgcatgaggccctgtgttcaaatcatgacacacacacatacatccctcaccaccaataagaaaagaaaggggagagacagaagaaggaaagaagggaagcaggaagagctTAAGACCATAGCTGCACATGCACAGCTTTAAAGTACTTTGTAAATGTATCCTTTCCTGCACTCATATTATAATCCAGCATCAAGCATTGGAATTGACAGTTACAGTCAGAAGAGCAAAATAATTTGTTCAGTAGTATATGTTTAATACTGTGTTATAGGTATATCTAAggtacatttatttttgtatcaaaTTACCTTAATTCCTATAAAATGTTGAGCATTCAGAGCCAATTCTTATCAGTGAAACTGAATTTTCCtcagaaatatttaatttgtaaattaCTTATGTAAAAAATTGAAAGCCAGTTTAGCATATATTTGCAAATTGTGTATTTCTCAAAATTAATGATAATTCAGATTTTTCATAGCCACATTATAATTTCtaatttcagatttatttagTAATTTCTAACAATGTGTTTCAAGGAATTGtcttaaaacaaatttattttttctaataagatATATTGTTTTTAAGTAGCCACATTAATAGAGTcttaatgttactattattttgtgagaaactgaggcatagaATGTTTAACTTTTCCATGACTATACAGTTAGACAAAGGTCAGAAccattatttcttaattattgataTATTTTGTATTAATATGGCTGGCTGAAGtgctatatataataaatattttgatttagATGAATAATCTTGTGCTGTAACATCTTTGAACTTGAGGAAGCTTGTCTCCCTGAGGGTTCTTGTGCCCGGATGCCATGTAGTGTGTCTGATGCTGTACTTCCTGATCTTTGGAGTTTATTTAAGCACGTGGGGCGTGTGGCCTAGTGTGCACAGAGCAGAAGTCAGCCCGAGGACGTGTACTGCTGCAGTGGCCCAGGGTCTTCCCTCTTGCCGTCTTCTCTGTAGGTTAGCCTAACTCCAGCTGCTGCTGCAGCCGCGATTCCATAGTTGATATCTGAGCTCTGGGTGGAAAGGGAAAGAATATGGAACTGGAGATTTCTGAGGAATCTGTTTAAGACCAGTTTAATCTCAGCCGCGCTGACAGATTGATAGAGATGTCTCGTAACGTAGGACCATGAGGCTACTAAGCACCAAAGTGAAAACCCTGACCCTTTGGTCCTCTTTTCCAGACCCCATCCTAGTGTTCCTTTCTATTTGAACCTTGGCCATACTGTGAACTTTGTCCGCTGTGTTTCCTAGCCCAGCGCTGCCTGATTCCACGTGCTGACCCTAGGTTGTCTAGACCCTGAGATCAAGGGTCTGTTTACACCCGACAAGATTATCTCAGTGTCCCTTCTTGTCAAGTCCACTTAAATGGTGGTTATCACCAGTGTCATCTACTGGGATCACCACCTACCCAGCcaacttgttttcctttcttttctgttttgttccttATGGTAAAGATCAACTTATTTGAATTCTCTTAACTGACTAAGTCTTTTTGGTATTATTATGTAAAATTTTTGATAaacttcttttgtgttttctttgctttcttagaATTGGCCTACAAGGGGATATGACTGATCCAAGGACAAATAGCTTCTTGTACATTCTAGATATTCTCCCAAGGTAATTTAGATTTTTGCAAATTTACCTTCAATTTAAAGCTGTGACTATGGAAATATGTAATGCTTGTCATTCTGTATAGATTAGCAGTTGCCACATGTCCCCTTCTTCTGTCACAGTTAATAAAACGACAGCAAATGTTGCAGAATTGCATGCTTGCCTCCACAGTGAGTGACAGAGCTGTCAGGAGCCACCTAAACTTGGTTGCTGCTGCTCATTCATTCTAGTCATGCAGATGTTGCCAGTGCTGGTGAACGCTGCCATCGGGGCTGAATGGCAGCCCTGGGAGCCATGCAGAAGCCCGTGAAAGCCAAATTATGAGCTATGCTTCAATGGAAGCTAACTATTCAGGTGTGAACTTTTTCAAGTCTtgggaaaaatgaataaaataggatttaaaattcatttttttttaaatctaaaagttACTTAAGCCTCCATTTCTTACaacttgtgattttctttttatttctttgtaatgaaataattgtatttctatttgttttggcTTGTAGATTACAAAAATTACCCAAGTATATTCTTCTAGAAAATGTTAAAGGTTTTGAAGTATCATCTACAAGGTAAAGCATATATTTGTCTTGCACATGTCTTAGActtgggggagaagagagaggaagaactgtGGTCAGGGTATAATATATGAaggaagattaaaaatatttgctgtattgaaaaataaaaacaaaatgcaacTTCTCAGGTAATGACTTGGGAGAATTGCCTCCAAATGGCTTTAGTAGAGTTGGGTTTTTCCTGCTGATgaagtgttgtgtgtgtttttatataaGGATGCCATGTCTAAGCAAGGGCTGGATCTTTTCTCTTTGCAGAGAGCTGCTGATAAAAACGATGGAAGCCTGTGGTTTTCAGCATCAGGAGTTTCTGTTATCTCCGTCCTCTGTAGGTATCACAACTGCAAACCCTTAGATGAGTGATCATTTAAGGACTTCCCCACCCTGGGGAATTGGATGTAATAAACAATATAgacctatttttaatatttcatataaGTGTTAAATTGACTCAGACATGACTATTACTTTCTGAAGAACACAGTCCATGCTTGTTGATTTACCTGTACATAAAATAGGTTCATTAAATTTCATGCATCTTTCTTTTTGGAAAATAAACGATTGTAGGTATTGAAAATAAATGGAGTTTTACATGTTTGAATTAGGTGTCTTGTGTGCAGTAATGCTCAAAGTAGTCCAAGATTGAAAGCAAAGTGGACATATTGTTTATAATTCCTTGTTGTTAAATGACATTAGATTGCAAGCACTGTTTTCATTTCATGTAAGAAATCAAAGCACTTGCTATTTGAAAGATTGATGTTGTAAGTGTTGCTGTGTTTGCCATTCCTTTTAGTTTCTTATCATCGTTAGCTATATTATATAGCTCTTTGTgcacagatgaaaagaaaatctagtttaaaaatttaatatataagttGTCAGAACTTGCAGTGTAACAGATCTCTTTAACTTTATTTCTGATCATTGCCTCTTCTAAAGTATAGTAATCCTCctctttaaaagtaaaagtaagaataacaaaaatatctATATTTGAATTTAATGTACTACTATTTTACCACTATTATCAATAACGAATACAGAATGTCTCTATTTCTTCTTACTTGTGAATTATGACCTATGAATGCATTTGTCTGGGAGAAATATTATTCACTGAAAGATACAGAGCAGCAAGGTAACTGGCTTAGATTCTTCTGTGAAGAAGTCTTAAATCAGTAGCCATATTTGCTCTGGCAGAAATGAGGTGCATATCTGTCTGCATCTTTATGCTGAAGTTGCTATAAATCTCCCAAATTTCATATGGTAACTAGCCTTTCTGTTTTGCTTGCAGCTTGGTATTCCAAACTCGAGGCTACGATATTTTCTTATTGCAAAGCTTCAGTCAGAGCCTTTACCTTTTCAGGTCCCTGGTCAGgtattgttgctgctgctgctattacTGTGTACTCATGAATGAATCTCAGTCTGCCAGTTTCTTCTCAGTACCTACTCAGGGCTACAGTGCCTCTAGAGTTTATAATACAGGTCATCTTCATATCCGTTTCCAGGCCTCTGCTTCTCCTGGTGTTTACTtttatctctcttctctctttggtTTACTTTTCACTAAGCTAAATAGAGCTAAAGCTCACAAAGCTTTGTAAGTTTGAAAATTACCATTAGCATTGTTATCCCCCATTATTTCCAGGCCAACTGACTTTTGCATTTGTCATTTTCTCTTCCACTTAAAGCCTTTGATTACTTCTGATAAAATATAGTGTACTGTCTTTAAAATGGCCtgtttaaacatatttattatacTTTCCATGATGCCAATTTTAGTTATCTTAATTGGGTAAAATGTAGTAATCATTAGTATAAGCTAACATCAAATTCTCAACTGCTAAGTTGAGATTCTTGGTAAgcaattttatgttttcataagAAATGAGGTAAGATAACAGAGTTGCAGTGGCTCAAAGAACTTTGCTCCACGTAACTGTCCCCAGTACAGCTCAGAAGCCAGTAGGTCGGCTAGTGAAGTCTAGTCATCATTTTGACTCTCCAGTGACATGTTCTTTCTGTCTGGATGGTTTCAGAAGCAATGTGAAAAGTGTATTAAGGAAGACTTAATCATTAGAAATTCCTTGAGTATTTTTCTCAGTTGTAAAATAGAAGTATATGAGATTATGAGTTTCTATATCAAATCATCCACActgcccaccccactcccacatGAATATTCTCAGTGAAAAGCACTGtgagttttgttttctaattgagGATGTTGCAGCATTTCCTTTTTAATGGAGGAGTTTGGTAATCTTTAGTTCTCTGCACATTTTCCAATGTCAACATTGCTTTTTAAACTTCTTTCCCCCTTGTGATgctgtgtttatattttgtgaGCTTTTCCATTAATAAGTACACCAAACAGGAATTCTGTGGAATAAATCCTGTGCAGCTCACTTTCTGTATGGCTGTATGACTAGTAACTTCTGACAACAGTGCGTGTACACACAAGCAGACCactgtgtttatgtttttaatgtcaACCTTATAAAGGCTAAACAGGTTCCCACATGTTCAATTGATATTATTGATTTatctcttattttaaataaaacttttgacagtttgtattttttaatttaatgccaGATACTGATGGAGTTTCCTAAAAGTGCGACTATACAGCCACAAAACAATTTAGAAGTTACAGAAAATAAGCTACCAGCCGAGAGTCCTGAACCAAGCACCTGCTTTGATAGCAGCAGCGCACAGTGCTCAGGAAAAGATACCATTCTTTTTAAGCTTGAAACTGCAGAAGAAATCGGCAGGAAGCACCAGCAGGACAGTGACCTCTCTGTGCAGATGCTGAAAGAGTTTCTTGAAGATGTTGACCCAAGCCAGTACTTTTTACCACCAAAGTTGTTGCTGCGATACGCTCTTCTTCTAGATATCGTTAAGCCCACTTCCAGAAGGTCCATGTGCTTTACCAAAGGGTAAGGTTGAAAGTGATTCCCTCTGTGTTGTCTCTAAAATAATCATGTTTTATAGCTAGTCTTTCAGTTCTCAGCAGAACCGTTTGATAAATGTTTCTCTTAGACTGACTTTTTTCCTAATTGCCAGTAGAGCATGAGTGAGCATTCCTGGCACAGAACATTCTGTGCACCACCCACAGAGTGTTCGTGGAAGACAAGGCCATTTGCGAATGACCTTTGTATAGCTTCAGTACTTGTCTTAGCATGATTTCTGCAGTTTGTGAATTGGTAatcttacatttctttctttgagacacaTCAAACCTCAAGAGTGATGTCTGTTACTATAttgaaagaaattatattttagtttaaggaaataaaattgaATCATCCAGTTACAGTTTAAAATTTACTTGGATTTTTAAATAGATAATGAATTCTCATGTTCCAAAATTCAAAAGTTACTAATATTATAAAACTCCCTACTTCATCTGTCTCTTGGCCATCTGTGTCTTTTACCAGCCTGTGGTATCAATATACTATCTGGCCTTCCAAAGGTGTTGTTATTAATATTGCTTCCTGGGATGACCATTAAAAAACTTCTCACCATGGCAACAGTACCTCTACTACTAATGCTCTAGCCTCAAACTGAAGCGTGATTCCACCAAAGTTCACTCTtgagaaccaatgagtttattgggcttccttCCAGAGCACAGGTGAGCTGTTACCTAAAGGGGTGTGAGTACTCCTGACTCCCAGCAGGCTGTACCTGGAAGCCTTTACACAGTAAGGATCATGGCTTGCCTGTATCTGCACAGGTGGAGGGTCCTTTATCTACTCTTCCCTGGCTATATACTCCAGCTCTCCCTGACGCCATCCGCAATGAAGGCAGAGTTGCACAGCACAGTGGTAGGGAGCAGTGAATACTCAGGTGACATCTGTGACCCttcaccccctcccccttctACAAGGGACAAAAGCAGTCAACAGGCCTAGCTGGGGCACTCTTTTTGTAAGAGGGCAGAGATGAATTTCCAAAATGGTGGCTGCTGGCTTAGAGGAAAGCCACTCATAATCTTCCTTGGATATTATTGTCATGGTAATATAAGAATGCCTTTGATGCTAATGGAAAAGAGGAGGAGTataatttgttttgttaattACCTATGGTTGAacatttagtgttttattttgggTTGTTTCTTGAATTACAACAATTTttttgacaatttttaaaaaacatggtgGTAGGGGGAATTGATtaggaaaaaagttaaaaacactGTCTCTGTTTTGTGCCCGCCCCtcagcttcactcagtgtgatgtGACAATTCCGACCGTCTTCTTGCCTGCTTGTTGTTAGGCTGGAGAAAGGCGCTGCTGCCCTATAGCCACATAGACTTAGGCTGATTTTATGATCTGCTGCTGTGCTTCCAGGAggaaagatttattatttaaaaagactCCACTCAACCGTTGTCTGTTACCAAGTTCAATAGGTTCTGGTTAGGATTCTCATAAAATAATACTTAACAGTTTGTAATAAAAAGCAGCCTTGGTACTCTCTTATAATACAGATGACATAAAGGAAGCCTCACTGTGACAGCTCTGCATCTTCAGCTAAAGATGGCGGGCACACAGACGACTAAATGTGCAGCACATATAAGAAGACAGTGGGAAGCAGTTATTTTTCCCTGATGTACTTCTCTAGTTTATAGTTTAAATTGTCCTTACTGTGAAAAGAGAGTGCTCATGATGGAAAGCCAACTtgtcaacaacagaaaaataatactaTACCTTTCATTTCTGAAGTATTTTATACATCTTATACAATTTTAAACTAATTCTTAAGTGAAGATGCTAATaagagaaaaatgggttaatgaaAGTTAAACTTAAGTTCTTGTGGTATTAGGGAGCCAAAGATTTTGTATGCTGAGAAGAAATTATAATTTGggcattataaaaataatagcaatatatTTTCATCTATACATTTGGTTTAATGTGGCAGGGACCTTTGAAATATAGTGTGTACTTCCTAACAAGAAACATTGCAGATATGACAATTGATACAAAAATGCTAATACAGTGTTCAGTGGTGTTTATATAACTCAACTGCCAAGTTTAGTTTTCAGAAGTTTAAATAGaattatgtcttttattttaaattacaaggCATATTTCTATGACACTAAGATGTTttagaagaatataaatttatgtcattttagaaatattttatcatgtaaaaatatttttagaacgAGATCTCTGGCTAGTATACTGTTTTTAATAAGCATAAGGACCAGAATTAGAACCCCAGAACACATGTCAAAtatagctaggcatggtggcatagaTCTGCAAACTCAACTCTGGAGAGTGAGACCAGCAGATCTCTGGGCCTTGCTGAATGCCCAGCTTAACTTATTTGGTGTGTTTGAtgtcagtgagagagcctgtctgcAAAAAACATTGGGTTGTGCTTGAGACATGACACCCAGTGTTGTCCTtgggccttcacacacatgcatgtacatgcacacctatatatacataaacagtcacacagactcacacacacacacacacacacacacagagagagagagagagagagagagagagagagagagagagagagagatttggtaTTAATATAC is a window of Chionomys nivalis chromosome 13, mChiNiv1.1, whole genome shotgun sequence DNA encoding:
- the Trdmt1 gene encoding tRNA (cytosine(38)-C(5))-methyltransferase isoform X3, whose product is MEPLRVLELYSGIGGMHHALRESCIPAHVVAAIDVNTVANEVYKHNFPHTQLLAKTIEGISLEEFDKLSFNMILMSPPCQPFTRIGLQGDMTDPRTNSFLYILDILPRLQKLPKYILLENVKGFEVSSTRELLIKTMEACGFQHQEFLLSPSSLGIPNSRLRYFLIAKLQSEPLPFQVPGQILMEFPKSATIQPQNNLEVTENKLPAESPEPSTCFDSSSAQCSGKDTILFKLETAEEIGRKHQQDSDLSVQMLKEFLEDVDPSQYFLPPKLLLRYALLLDIVKPTSRRSMCFTKGYGSYIEGTGSVLQTAEDVQIENVFKSLNNLPPEEKIAKLSTLKLRYFTPREIANLQGFPPEFDT
- the Trdmt1 gene encoding tRNA (cytosine(38)-C(5))-methyltransferase isoform X1, whose protein sequence is MEPLRVLELYSGIGGMHHALRESCIPAHVVAAIDVNTVANEVYKHNFPHTQLLAKTIEGISLEEFDKLSFNMILMSPPCQPFTRIGLQGDMTDPRTNSFLYILDILPRLQKLPKYILLENVKGFEVSSTRELLIKTMEACGFQHQEFLLSPSSLGIPNSRLRYFLIAKLQSEPLPFQVPGQILMEFPKSATIQPQNNLEVTENKLPAESPEPSTCFDSSSAQCSGKDTILFKLETAEEIGRKHQQDSDLSVQMLKEFLEDVDPSQYFLPPKLLLRYALLLDIVKPTSRRSMCFTKGYGSYIEGTGSVLQTAEDVQIENVFKSLNNLPPEEKIAKLSTLKLRYFTPREIANLQGFPPEFEFPEKITVKQQYRLLGNSLNVHVVAKLLTVLCESFGSTSNSRQ
- the Trdmt1 gene encoding tRNA (cytosine(38)-C(5))-methyltransferase isoform X2 — encoded protein: MEPLRVLELYSGIGGMHHALRESCIPAHVVAAIDVNTVANEVYKHNFPHTQLLAKTIEGISLEEFDKLSFNMILMSPPCQPFTRIGLQGDMTDPRTNSFLYILDILPRLQKLPKYILLENVKGFEVSSTRELLIKTMEACGFQHQEFLLSPSSILMEFPKSATIQPQNNLEVTENKLPAESPEPSTCFDSSSAQCSGKDTILFKLETAEEIGRKHQQDSDLSVQMLKEFLEDVDPSQYFLPPKLLLRYALLLDIVKPTSRRSMCFTKGYGSYIEGTGSVLQTAEDVQIENVFKSLNNLPPEEKIAKLSTLKLRYFTPREIANLQGFPPEFEFPEKITVKQQYRLLGNSLNVHVVAKLLTVLCESFGSTSNSRQ